The Amphiura filiformis chromosome 8, Afil_fr2py, whole genome shotgun sequence genomic sequence ttttccccaaattttgacatttttctcaTGAATTTTAACAGTTTAGAAGTAACAGGGTTCTGTTGAAACCTGTTTTTGTCTACAAAGTTGCAAACACTGgcaatttgttaacagttttgcTGGTTTAAAAAACCGACTAGGCAAAAAGAAGAAGATGCATGAAgtcaaacattacaaaataactcacaaagctcataaacagtaaagtgccgcttttaatgaatcattaacTATATTTTTGAcccatcaagtccttaaaataaaAAGGTTTGAACTTGATACGATACACATTTCAGAAAATTGCACTGTTCTAGTGAGCATGCACCCAAATAATTGTCACCCTAATAATTTGTTAATTTTAACCATGAACAGGTTGGTTTTAACAGGCATATTACTGCCCATTTATCACAAAACAcatggttttttttgtcatttgtaAGCTCTATTATCTTAATTACTCATGAAACACGGACACTATGAGCATGGAAGGCTGGATGAGATGAAACAAAAGACTCATAATATAAGCATAAagagattgattttcattgtcaagAAATAGGAGCCGTAATATGACAAAAGTTGACTGATTTATTATGATGAATTCGAAACACAAAACATgtaatttaaattgtaaatcAAAAAAGCCTACAATGCCTAGAAAGGTGAGACGTTCATTCACTTAAATTATTTCCCTCTAAATTTGTTCttcttcattattttgtcttaaataatttattgggtgttttgcgttttggctttgatgtaaaaagtgccCGGACTTATCCCCACTAAATGCCTCATTTAGCAACTTTCAAGATTATTGTATaccatattatatttcactttggacatttaaaagTATTATACTAATTATCATTCACCCTTATGAGGGCATGCTTGGAAAGCAGGGCTTGACATTGAAGTGGAATTGCCCtcgataaaattattattattattattattattattattattattattattattattattattattattattattattattattattattattattattattattattattattattattattattattattattattattattgttattattagtgttattattagtagcagtagtagttttattattattactaattaGATAGGAAgggtaatatttttatttggtgtAATAGTGAAATGATTGTTTGAATTTTACCGTGTAACTTCTTGTCTAatccaaattatttaaaattaggTTCGCGAATTTTGTGTTAGATTTTAAGTGTCATTATTGTACCTGAAAATTAATTTCTAAATGGCTCACACTGAACATCATTTAATTAGGGAGTAAGTTATTTTAACGATTCCGACTATTCCAATCGAAGCTCAGAGCATGTATTCTTACTATGGTTACAATGTGTGTTCCAGATACTTTCAATTATTTAGACTCCATAAATAACATATGTGATTATATATAATTGCCTTTTCAATATTGAAAGTAGCGATATTAAACATTCCTTTGTCATACATATTCACGTTATTGATTAATTACAATCCTTTCTGTGAACATCAATGTGTTTTATGCTTCGGAATTCAGGACATAATAATGAACACATTAAAATTTCTTATTACATTATGCAGTAGTTGTCGTTGCGGATAttgaaaaatcacatttttgtttgtttgtttgttgtcgttgttgttgttgttgttgttgttgttgctgttgttgttgttgttgtattatgCTGCAGGTGTATTCGGATAATGGGGATTATTATCTATTCAAAAACATTCTATCGTGAAACCAACTACCATGAACGAACAACGGATGAAGTTCATTCGCATAGTCCAGTTGCCATAGGCCTCAGTccaagctttttttttaatttcctcgtCTGTGATGGGGGGGCGAGGTTGGTTGGTGAGGCCTGAATGATTTTAATTCCCCCCCATtacattatataatttttcaaaatattttttgatttatttcaaaaagcgtcAGGGGTAACTTGTACGTTGTGGGTATATTATCTGCttgttttgtgggtttttttttttcattggtgTACCCAGTGtcttgttgttgctgttgctgttttGGTGCGTTTTTGGAGGCGTCTTTCGTCATAGTTTGGTGGCTgatgttgtttcttatatattGCTAGCTTTAGTGCTATTATATTCATGCCATTAAAAGCGTTGGTGTTTTCTATCTGCTGCTGTCGTTTTCATGGTTGCTACTGGTGTTTGTGATGTTGATGTGTCTGTTACTGTAtctaaacaaatcaaataaagaaagtccgcacttattTAACCCTTCATCTGTTCATCCACCAAAAGCTGGTCTTGTTATGACAAtgtgattgataaggtcgtgtgcaaaCTCTTATTAACTTCAATGTGATACCAAATTTGGGATACTCAGCACtcgggcaagcaagcttgaccacgctTAGCAATTTCGACCATAtacatcgttttgatttgcatattttgaaatTGGACCAACTTTCATACCGGTattaatctttgtcaatttagagtgtttggtagcaaatttgatatcaaattgaaTCAATTATTTCATATTGTGTTGTTTGTATCTGCAAATATCTTGAAAAACAACTACCAGTGCTTATAACCTTCATTCAAAATTCATTACAAACAATGACGATTtacatgaataatgaaatagtagTATGATAGACATATCAAAAACTacaatgacattatcaatcatcCTTTTTTTACAATACTAAAAGTAATTGCTATAACCCATATAGCGTGACAAATAATGTATGCCCTTTAAGTTATTGCTATGACGTATATTACAATGCTGGTAACTAAGTTATTACAGTTTTGCTTTTAATGGTGTATCCATCGTTCTAGTAAAGGGAGGCACAATTGCACATGAACGGCTTGGTTTAAATGTCGACAtatgtttgttgttgttattgttattgttgttgttgttgttgttgttgtttcaccGGGTTTTAAAATATACAAATACCATTCATACGTAGCCAATATTACAGAAAGTGTGTGTTCATTCCCTTTCATTTGAAGGAGAATTATATATAATTTGGATATAAATTATTTGTCCTtctgttaaaaatatttaaagcTAATGACTATTGAAAGGCTTGGGCGAGATCTGCAGATTTAATGGTTTCTCAAGTGTTGTTTATCTATTTTAAAAGGTTGTAAAATGCATAATGGAACGACTGTCCATACCGTGTCCTCACTTAGTCAATATAGTAAGTTTACTTACACTTGTACCGGACAAATTGAAATCACTTCAAATAGTTCCGGTCAAATACATACATCAGTACCATCgacaaatactcaataaaataTGGCAAATACTATGCCATCTTTGTTTTACTTTATGTAATTGAAATACGCTTCTTCAGTTtgcatttgaatatatttttcaaTGGCCTTTTGGTCATTTCTTAAAAGGCCAATATCGATCGTGGTTATTTCTAACCTACCATAAAGTAAACAGATTGTAACTTTATACGAAAACGTCAATTTACCACTTTCTTACCATATAAGCAGACATTTTAAAGTTAAGGCCAGTTTACCACTTTTGGGCTACGTAACTTATTCCAGCACATTATAATAACTATTATTTTTTTAACTAACCCATTAGatacataaaaatatacattacaattatcaaaaattttagaCACCTTTAACAAATATTGCAGCAAATTGCTACTATGTAAATAACatggaatttttttcaaaaccgtgcAGTAACCACATTTCAGCAAAATGCCGTGTTACATATTCGTTTCTTCGGTACAAGCTGACATATATACAGTGTTGATTTACCAATTCAAGCAATATCATCAGACAACTACAGTCTACAAAAAACATTATATACAATGTCAGACTCATCAAATTCAAGATAAATTAATGGGCTTTATGTAGCCTGTCATAATCTTACGACGCCAAAAGACGCGAGGGGCATCAATCAAGTGCAATAATTTGTAGGAACAAGTTGAACATTCACTTGCCATGAATGGTAATTAGGTTTTGTTTAGAAATTACACTGTTTGGTAACATTATACATTAAAATCTAAACACAGAATATTAAGTGCAATATATATTACTAGCTATGGCGTAAACTTCAAAAACGAAACGTCTTAAAAGATGCATATCATTTAGACGTATTTACCTATTGTTTGCGGTAAAACTGACAAAACTCAAAGGAAAATGTCTTTCCTCACATTGGTTAAATGACCTATATCAATATGATAATAACCAATTCGGGTATGTAAAAACTGAACAGTTTATGCACCGATATAATACTCGATGTAATTTCACATCAAAATAGATGTAATGTGTACATACTTCACAGTAAACTAGATTCAAATAACTTCAACTATTATTTTATACAATTGCCAACTTTGCAAATTTTACAAATATTACATATCTACTTATTTTACACATTTGCAAAAGTGTTggttaataaacaaatattttctttaaaaagtatAGATAACTCCATGTtctaaaataatacaaataattcaatattattaaaCTTGGAATCTGAACACAGACCCTAGGAAGAAATCCGTCTATGGCCTGTGGTCTGAATCATAATTTGAATTCGAAATCTGATTTGAAAAGAAGAGGCATTTAGAAATTTCTGTTATCCTGAAGTGGCATTGATATAAGACTGAGATACTTATCTGATACTTGAGATATTGTTACATTTGAGTTATCATGATGGACAGGCGTGTGTAGATTGTAAGACCTCTATTTTAAGGAGATGTATTAAGTATCTCAATACTTTTAATTAAAGTATGCCACTATACATATACGTGCTCGTATAAGATTACACGATTATACTACCTGGTTATAAATAGTTCTTGTCATAAAGTTCttaaattgtttttcaaaatcagTTGTTATTAATTAGCCTTCCATTTAATTTCTTTAAGTTCTTTTCATTACCTGCTCTCTTATCAATAAACGCAGTCGTGTCTGTAACAACAGTACTACCAGGAGATGTCTGACCAATTCCCGTATCATTTGTAACCGAATGCATACGATACGTACCCCCAGTGTGACTGTATTTGGTGTCTCGCTCGCAATGTAGTAGTTTCACAATATTACGTTTAAAGTTCTCACCGATGAAAGTATACATAAACGGGTTGATACACGAGTTAATATAGCACAAGCAGATACTAATAGTGTAGAACAAACTCATCGTAGGTGTCATGACACGAAATGTATGGATCATTTGAATTACGTAATATGGTAACCAACAAAGGATGAACGCGACAATCACTGTTACCACTAAAACTGAAACCCTCTTTTGGGCCCTTTGTGCAGCACTTCCCGCGTTACTTATTGGTTGGGTATTGGCGAATATCTGTATCATTAAGACTGCGTAACAGGTTACAATAATGATCAGAGGTATGATAAAACCTAAGACAAAACTGTATACATTGTATGCAAGAACAGAATGCTCCCAATCCGGTAATACAGTAATACAGTAATAAACATTATCATAAATGGGTGTTGATACTTGAAAAATCCATAGTGGTAAACTAAAAACCATAGATAAGAACCATACTCCAGCACAAAGAAGACGAGCTATCGTTTTGGTGCGATATCTCATTGAAGAAAGTGGATACACCACAGCAACATAGCGATCTGCACTCATTAATGCTAAGGTGTAAATGGATGCATACTGGTTGAGTCCATCAAATCCTCCGAGTAATTTACACATTACCGCTCCAAAAGGCCAGCTACTGGTTGCCACTTGATACGCAATAAAAGGAATACTTAAAGAAAACATGAAATCAACAATAGCGAGgtttaaaatgtaaatattaggaatgGTTTTCATGTTGTTGAAAGCAATAAGAACAGCAATCACTAAACCATTTCCAAAACATCCCACCAGCGTAACAATTGCATAAAATATTGGTACAAAATAAAGTTGAAGCCACGGCATTGACTGTATTTGTGTAGTAGTAATATTGTCGTCAAATACTGTTGTATTTTCTGTCAAATATGGTGCAGCATTTGCGCCAAGGTCGACTTGACTCCCCTCTCCAGACATGGCTTCCATTCTGGAAACAAGTTTCACTTAAGTAAGTGCCAAGTTGATGAATCTAAATGTTGTTTTCAGTTCATCGATGTCAATTGAAAAAGTTAGCAGCTAGCGGTTAAAGTATGAGCATCTGTCTTGCATCACGGAGAAGAAGCAATTAAACAAACCCACTAGGAATTCACACTCGATAATGTGCAATACCAGTCATACCAATAAGCGGCCTGCTGTTATAGTAAAAGATCAGCGGCCAGTGAATCTGTTTTATACACAAGTAGTAGTTAGCTTAGTTCCTCGTTACGTCGTACAGGAAATTCATCCCAGGCCAAGCAAGCAACCAACCAACCATTCATCTACTACCAATTTGCATTCCCTCTACTCCTGTATCCCACGGGCATGCAAGTTAGTAGTAGTGGACCCCAGATCTAACACTGATTGGTTGTGGTTTCGGGCTAGTGAAATCGAATTATCGACTGGTGATAATAATTGGAACCGCTCTGTTGCTCGTTGTGCGAAGCGAATTACAGCGACAATGAATACTGATCAATTTCGAGAAGACTGTTGCTCAGGAACGATACAATGATTTGATGCTGAAATCAACCTTAGCGACCTCTGCATTCGAGTTCCATTAAGGCACTTTAATATTAAAACGAATATTTTAGCATGGCAACATGGATGCTCTTTTCAACAACGAGTTCATTATGTTTCAACACTAAAATAAATGCACATTAACAAGGGTAATAATTCTACTCCCGATGCGGCTGATTTCTTACTTGTTCTAGTATTTTATTAAAAGCTATTTTTGCCGATAACAATCTAGAGATTTTACCCAAGTATGAAGTGTTTCAAAtacttgtttgtttttattcttgatAACATTGATCTCAAAATATCTCTCATATTCCCAAATGTCTTGTAAATGGATAATAGTAACATTGTGACATTTACGATAAAAGCAAAGTCTttcaaaaaacaataataaatcaaCTACTATAAACAGATTACAATAAGAAGGTGACCAGTATTTTTTGTCTTAGCAAAGATTAACAAATAAAATGCATTAGATTAAATAAAATTAACTGGTAATTaaatcatattttgtatttttaataagcAGACTTAGGTCGTCAAACGTGTTTACTCAatgccaaattaaaaaatatatatttgcaaGACATGATCGCAAACGCAACAATATGTTTTAAACGCCCGTGTCTCTTATTATATTATacggcaaattttttttttcagtaatgactTATCTATAGCTGAATATTACTCAGCTACGAGATACTGCTTTATTTGATATTAAACATTCatcaaatttattatttataaacCGCTTATGAATTAACTAggagaaaaaaataataacaacgaTAAAAAAACAGGCAGGAGAGGCTGCTTTATTGATATCAATCACTTAAATTATTTATAAACAGACTGCTTATGATTTAGCTTCACGAaagatataaaataataaataataataataataataataataataataataataataataataataataaaataataataataataataataataataataataataataataataataataataataataataataataataacactaatgatCATAATAAGTGCACAGTGTTCTGTGTAAATGTACCAATAATCATCTGTGGAAATTATATTTAACATTAAAATGACTCTGACAGCGATACATCTATCGTGCTTCTAGTATATTCCAGCGTGAGACAGTTACTGAGCTATTGtctaaaattgaatacctgaagaCCCTGAATCGATTTGGAAGGGGAAATATGCATGGTTTTTGGTTTTATATTGGGGGGTGTGGTGACGTTTGTAAAGTTGAAAAGTTTGTAAAGAAGAAGTTCTTCGTTGAGATGCAGAACCTGCAAAGCGTACTTTCATATCACCTTTGCAGCTGAGTACTGCGCAGTGTAGGGGTGGGATTGTGTATAGTATAATTATGTGTGTAAGGAGAAGGTTGGTTGGTGGGGATGAGTGAGTGATGTGGATAAGTGGGTGAATGTTGTGGATGTTGCGGATGTAAAACAGTTGCAGTTACTTTTTAAAGTTCATTCGGTGCTAAGAAACACTTTTCGTGAAACATTTACTACTGACATCCCGAACTTTGTTCATTAGTGGATAGCAAAACTTTGACACACGCTTAATAATTTTAATTTGACCGAACAGGTATAAATTATGTTCATCCGGTAATTTTAATAAATGCTTTCATTAAAGTAATTTAATGTGCATTGTCAGATTGATAATAGAGAAACCAGCTCAATGTCCAACATGTTCTTAGGATATTTAACTTGCTGGAATATAGgtcattttcaaaaacttttaattaaagccttaatgtacgatctttttcagaatttacctttattttttcaaaaccgatttttgacatatttgtaatacttacacatgttctaacttaaatctatgagcaaactgtcaaattcgccctatttgtagtaaaacgggatgattttctgttggtctgacataaaatcataattttttagattatgattttatgtcggccacgatcgcaaaccgtagtctgctacaaaactagtttggttacgctccctccacatgtggagggagcgtaaacaaactggccgcgtaggagactaactctgtgGCCGCACTCGCTttgctgtcctaatccaaatagtgcgagatatttcgagtgatagaggtgaagtttatgatgttgtttctttgcaaattcccaatgttttttgtGTCCAACTTtgataatgattgcatattatcattttggaagaaaaaaagaaaaatctaaaaatctaaatGAACGAAAGAATAATTATTGCTTTATCATGTCAATTGATCGCCGTTCTAACTTTGATTTTAATTTCTTTCACATATACAAATACTATGCCGTCCAGAAGTCTGATTTATTGTGGTATGTGCTTCTGACATGGTTTAATAAAGTGTTAACTAAACATTCAAGATGGTGAATATCAATTATCTTCCTCACGCAATAAAGCCGTAATATAAATTACCTGCATGCTATTAACTTTTATATAAATTACACGAGACTATAACAAACATTGTAGGAAGGCGGTAACGTAAGATGCGTAAAGGCCAACAGTCAATGTTGGTATGCTCTATAATTCTAAACAAATGTAGGACTTGCATTTAATTGGTACCAAACAGATAGTATAACAGCTGTACAGATAAGTTATACAGTATCAGTAATTAAAATAACATCTTGGGGTTATATCACATCGTCGAGAGCTGCGTACAAGCCCATGTATTTCCTTGAATTGTATTAGTCAGTGATGATCTTGGGCTCTAAATACACTCTAATTTCCaaagttaaaattaaatatgTTAAAGAGGAAAAGTTTAAACATTAGGAAAGTGACATTTTCCACCAAAATAGTCACCAACATGCACTTATTTAATGAGTTGTCTTTCGGCACATATCATTTTAACGTTTGTAGATTTTTGAAGTATTTTCTTTACCAATATCAAACTTCTTCTTTATATTTATATCACTGAATAATGGGTTATGCAATAATTGAGGGAACGATTTTGGTGCAGTATTGAACCATGTGCTCACTACCAATAATTCAAAGTGGGTGGAGACGTTATTATTTTTTCACGAGAAAATGCAAAAGGTCAATTAAGTTCAAGTTGAACTACCAAACAGAAGTAGAAGCAGGCTTTGAACAGCACTGTTTGATAATTCTTTTTGTCATGGTAGCCTACAGCTAATAGGTCATCCAGGAAACATTACTAGGCGAGACTACAATTTTCCCAATTTAATTAAGTCTGCCAGACCCACATAAAAGCGTAGTACCGATGACCTatttcttgtttctttttttcttctttatcttTTTAAAATTAAACCCATTTAACAAAATTCACAGCAGGATTATGAAAATCATGATATATCGTATTACAATGTGTCTTTCTTTCATTATAAATATGAATTCAGTAAAAAACCGCTTACCTTTTCACACAATTAACCAACTACcgtatataaatgtaataatcATAATATGTTGTAAAAGGAATAGCGCCGCAATTACACTGAGCTGATTGGAGAGTGCCACATTGCCCTTATTTTGGATTGTTGATTTGTAGCTGCAACATCATGGATTAATTTTTAACCTTTAATTTTTATCGATCTGTAGAACCACGTGATGTTAACATGCTTCTGTTAATAATGCTCTTCTCAATGCACATTTGTGTTATCTTATAAATTTAGTTCGCCTATGGGGTTTCCTTTGCAATGTTTGTGTTTGTGGCTTGCTTTCAAGTACAAGAGTTCAATGAAATGAAGTTCATAATCCAACTTTGTTTAGTTCAAAATCGCTTGGATAGTTTTCATATGGCATGGCGAGTTTGTTTATTATATCTTGATATGGTGTGAACAAATCAGCATTAGATAGACATGAGCAAATGTCAGTATTAAGAGCGGCGTCCAATTTAGTACACTATAATTTTGCACGTACGAATTTTCTGACGGCCATAAGTTACTGAACTATTCAGAGTGCATGGTTATATAGCGTAATAATGCACAATTCCAGATCCTGAATCTGCactaaaacaaattttgaactgAGACTCACAAGTCACACTAAACCGATAGtttcattttgtatttatttattatggtcAACTCTTTTTGAAAACGTGGGCTCAAATTAAGGACCTTCACCTTTCTGAAAGCGCTATTTTTTTGTTGTAAGCGCATCCCCTTTTATTTTGCTCAGCATTATATATAATTCAAAGGAAATTGATAACAAAGGTTGTACCTAACCTACATACGAGGTAATAATGGGTCCAAGCATATTCAAAGAATGTCTTGATCATCTCAGCAAAATATGCAAAGCTGCAAGCCTTGAAGATGTATCGTGTCAAGGGAAGTAAATTAAAACCTTGTTTGTGTTTCACCCGGTCACGTTACGTGCATTAGTTTAGATGTAAGGTATCCCAATATAGATTTTGATAGCCCTAACGGGAGTGAATGGCCTTTTGAACGCAATATTTGTGTTTCCGGAATATGTTGTGTTTCACAATATTACTGTGGATGTTTTCTTCATGTGTGAAGTAcacaaatatttgacaaaatgaagCACTCTTAGTGCGCCCAAAGGGCATTAGTGTTTAGGACAGACACAAAAGTGTAGCATGCAAGTGCACTGTGTTAAGGTTTCCTCCATATTTCACAAAATTTCACAAAACGTTACAATAATAAACGGATGAAGGCAAACTTGAAAGGGGTGGAAGGATGAAAGTGAAAGGGTGGAGGAATAATCACCATTCttcattcatttaatttcattttattaaaacaaGCATCGTGGCCTAAGGCCAAATTGACCATTTTTTACATTagttaaaagacatcaaaaattacaaaattacaaatacaaaatatataaacaacaaacttaaattcaaataattagagaataaatgaataattgaaaaactgccttttttcagaaaaaaataaagttacttttgtgaggacatccctgttgttttaaatgaacgaaacca encodes the following:
- the LOC140158584 gene encoding somatostatin receptor type 5-like; this translates as MEAMSGEGSQVDLGANAAPYLTENTTVFDDNITTTQIQSMPWLQLYFVPIFYAIVTLVGCFGNGLVIAVLIAFNNMKTIPNIYILNLAIVDFMFSLSIPFIAYQVATSSWPFGAVMCKLLGGFDGLNQYASIYTLALMSADRYVAVVYPLSSMRYRTKTIARLLCAGVWFLSMVFSLPLWIFQVSTPIYDNVYYCITVLPDWEHSVLAYNVYSFVLGFIIPLIIIVTCYAVLMIQIFANTQPISNAGSAAQRAQKRVSVLVVTVIVAFILCWLPYYVIQMIHTFRVMTPTMSLFYTISICLCYINSCINPFMYTFIGENFKRNIVKLLHCERDTKYSHTGGTYRMHSVTNDTGIGQTSPGSTVVTDTTAFIDKRAGNEKNLKKLNGRLINNN